One Lepus europaeus isolate LE1 chromosome 7, mLepTim1.pri, whole genome shotgun sequence DNA segment encodes these proteins:
- the EHD1 gene encoding EH domain-containing protein 1 translates to MFSWVSKDARRKKEPELFQTVAEGLRQLYAQKLLPLEEHYRFHEFHSPALEDADFDNKPMVLLVGQYSTGKTTFIRHLIEQDFPGMRIGPEPTTDSFIAVMHGPSEGVVPGNALVVDPRRPFRKLNAFGNAFLNRFMCAQLPNPVLDSISIIDTPGILSGEKQRISRGYDFAAVLEWFAERVDRIILLFDAHKLDISDEFSEVIKALKNHEDKIRVVLNKADQIETQQLMRVYGALMWSLGKIINTPEVVRVYIGSFWSHPLLIPDNRKLFEAEEQDLFKDIQSLPRNAALRKLNDLIKRARLAKVHAYIISSLKKEMPNVFGKESKKKELVNNLGEIYQKIEREHQISPGDFPSLRKMQEQLQTQDFSKFQALKPKLLDTVDDMLANDIARLMVLVRQEESLMPSQAVKGGAFDGTMNGPFGHGYGEGAGEGIDDAEWVVGKDKPTYDEIFYTLSPVNGKITGASAKKEMVKSKLPNTVLGKIWKLADVDKDGLLDDEEFALANHLIKVKLEGHELPADLPPHLVPPSKRRHE, encoded by the exons ATGTTCAGCTGGGTCAGCAAGGATGCGCGGCGCAAGAAGGAGCCGGAGCTGTTCCAGACGGTGGCCGAGGGCCTGCGGCAGCTGTACGCGCAGAAGCTGCTGCCGCTCGAGGAGCACTACCGCTTCCACGAGTTCCACTCGCCCGCGCTGGAGGACGCGGACTTCGACAACAAGCCCATGGTGCTGCTCGTGGGCCAGTACAGCACGGGCAAGACCACCTTCATCCGGCACCTGATCGAGCAGGACTTCCCGGGGATGCGCATCGGGCCCGAGCCCACCACCGACTCGTTCATCGCGGTCATGCACGGGCCCAGCGAGGGCGTGGTGCCGGGCAACGCGCTCGTCGTGGACCCGCGGCGCCCCTTCCGCAAGCTGAACGCCTTCGGGAACGCCTTCCTCAACAG GTTCATGTGTGCCCAGCTGCCCAACCCGGTGCTGGACAGCATCAGCATCATTGACACCCCCGGCATCCTGTCCGGAGAGAAGCAGCGCATCAGCAGAG GCTATGACTTCGCCGCCGTCCTCGAGTGGTTCGCCGAGCGTGTGGACCGCATCATCCTGCTGTTCGACGCCCACAAGCTGGACATCTCGGACGAGTTCTCGGAGGTCATCAAGGCCCTCAAGAACCACGAGGACAAGATCCGCGTGGTGCTCAACAAGGCCGACCAGATCGAGACGCAGCAGCTGATGCGCGTCTACGGCGCCCTCATGTGGTCGCTGGGCAAGATAATCAACACGCCCGAGGTGGTGCGGGTCTACATCGGCTCCTTCTGGTCCCACCCGCTGCTCATCCCCGACAACCGCAAGCTGTTCGAGGCGGAGGAGCAGGACCTGTTCAAGGACATCCAGTCGCTGCCCCGCAACGCCGCCCTGCGCAAGCTCAACGACCTCATCAAGCGCGCGCGGCTGGCCAAg GTGCACGCCTACATCATCAGCTCTCTCAAGAAGGAGATGCCCAACGTGTTCGGCAAAGAGAGCAAGAAGAAGGAGCTGGTGAACAACCTGGGCGAGATCTACCAGAAGATCGAGCGGGAGCACCAGATCTCGCCGGGCGACTTCCCCAGCCTCCGCAAGATGCAG GAGCAGCTGCAGACGCAGGACTTCAGCAAGTTCCAGGCCCTGAAGCCCAAGCTGCTGGACACGGTGGACGACATGCTGGCCAACGACATCGCGCGGCTCATGGTGCTGGTGCGCCAGGAGGAGTCGCTCATGCCCTCGCAGGCTGTCAAGGGCGGCGCCTTCGATGGCACCATGAACGGGCCCTTCGGGCACGGCTACGGCGAGGGCGCCGGCGAGGGCATCGACGACGCCGAGTGGGTGGTGGGCAAGGACAAGCCCACCTACGACGAGATCTTCTACACCCTGTCGCCCGTCAACGGCAAGATCACGGGCGCCAGTGCCAAGAAGGAGATGGTCAAGTCCAAGCTGCCCAACACGGTGCTCGGCAAGATCTGGAAGCTGGCCGACGTGGACAAGGACGGGCTGCTGGACGACGAGGAGTTCGCCCTGGCCAACCACCTCATCAAGGTCAAGCTGGAGGGCCACGAGCTGCCCGCCGACCTGCCACCGCACCTCGTCCCGCCCTCCAAGCGGAGACACGAGTGA